The Bactrocera dorsalis isolate Fly_Bdor chromosome 2, ASM2337382v1, whole genome shotgun sequence region CGCTATTCaatataaagagtgatccatttcgaggttccctacttttttttagagaaaaaacagagaaattatcattcgaaagaacattctttgagatttattttttgaagatcagctctttcaaatgttggccacggTTACGTTTTGATGActagttcgagcatttcgaagggtaactggcgaatgacaagtGTGATGTTTTGCCCCGAGGTTTGAATCGAAGAGGGATTGtgcgcatagactttagactttacacatccccacaggaaaaagtctaacggtgtgatatcaaacGATGGGACGGTGGTCAATCGACTGGCCCAAAGCGTGAAAttatcggttatcatggcgcgacataatttttgaagaaatatggaccgatgatttcaccgggtcacaaaccgcaccaaaccgttgttttttcttaatgaaatgacagctcttgaatctcttcaggttgctcttcgttcaaaatgcagtaattttgcttgttttatttttatattattaagccagaaatgggcctcatcgctgaacaaaatttggttcgaaaacatcagatcttcttggaacttttcaagtgcCCATAaagcaaagcgatgtcgcttgggaaagtcTTGCGGattcagctacggctgctatattttcttcactgcgtgctggacgttgTCTATTctatcgaatattatccaaaaataaatgcTGGGTCTCACGTTGGGTGagggtgttgcgaatagtacgctcaataAGCTGACTATGCTGaacataagttgagcgaagcgcgctaAAAACATTCTTTTCATTTACATTgctaaaattatgaagaaagtcTTACAATTTTTCCTGATATTAAGGGAATTGGAGAGAGATTGTTGATTAAGGAATAAAATGCTGTCAATTAGTAAGGAAGATTGATATTGTTGCAGTTTAAATGCAAGTCCAAAGCACAGAGCCAAgagattgaaaaaaattcgcTACCTTTTGACAATTACGATTGATTGAATTACATTAACAGCAAAAAAAAGGGAAATTGACTAATTACGGCTGAACTATTTGCATTGGAATATGTTTAAATGAAGCACACACAAAAATACATCGAAATtagaaacataataaaataaatattaaaacttatttgtgtatttatattgtatatttactttggtttgcatattgttgttgcatatacACGCCTTTCTTGATTTTCGCtgataaagtgaaaaatatttttatgtacatatatgcatgtaaggaattatatgcataaaaacaatataaaaataaaatatagcagATTATAGCCTCGGCATACAGCGTGAGTGTGACGGTTGTTGGAAATTACAGTTGCTGCCACCAACACCCAGCCATTTAATTAAGTTCAGGCGCATATAGAAAAAGGTAtgcgtacacacacatataaatatttttaagattatttttcattttatagcaatcgtgtttatttataaaattcacACATAATTCTAAACACAGAAAGCTTTAAGAGCTTTTAGAGCGAGACGACCAAATGTTTTATAGCAATTCTATTAACAACAGTCACGACTACAGAAGCAGCTATCAGCGATCGCCAAACCGCTTGAGGATCGTGCGCACTGTggtgagtttttatttttgttttgttttggtcTCGTGTGTAGACTTTACCAGTATTCACGAGACGTGTGTTGTTAGACACATGCGCATGAGTTCTAAGGCAACAAGCAACACTGTCATTTGGGTgtcacaaaaacacaaacaatattttaatctATAACAAATATGTTTGATTATAGTTTagctgtattttttttaatattttattattcaaatttcaatattcaaatAGATCTACACACAACCGTTTTCGCTGTACACCGTTTCAATACTGCTTGGCAAGCAGGAAAACTTGGCACtggtttaaataaataaaaaaaaaactcaaaacgaaaaggcataaaaatataattatctaCGCGCGTGCAGAAATACTCgcttttgtatgtaaataggtGTCaactttgtttgcttttatgcaTGAACTTCCTTATTAGCTAGTCTTTGGCATTTTTTAACGCtagataatttgtttaattattaactttaatgaattttcacaaaaagtaACATTTACGTAAAttaaaatgctatttttattattgaaacaatttttaaacataaattcGTGGagtagaaaaatgttaaaatatatttatttaaaacaaaaataatgtatGGCAAATAAATGATTGAATATGTTGAAGATGAACTATTGTCACCTTTGTATATATAGCATTTCTATACTACTTAAAGGCATCTCAAATTATGGAAGACAATAATaaattgtatgtacatagataagtAGCGTCTTGTGAcgttatttactttaattaggGCCTGTACACGACACGACATCGAATTGAAAAGATTTTATGTTACTTCTGATGcaatttttttgccatttttctgcaATATCTTTGACTATGTCCTTCTAGCTGATTGTCCTTTTTCTGATTTGTCAGTCTACGTGCTACCGTCAGTGGTCAATGGGGCAatgtagcaaaaaataaaattatattttaatgctgaaagtatttattttattgttgccaTTTCCTAATGCATACAACATAATTATCAGCAATTCGTTCATATTAGCAAATACAGTGaaagttaatatttaaaaaataggaatttttctttttccatgttaaataatgttttttgttttgtaaaccCCCCAAAAAACATCAACTTAGTCACTATTTTAGTTTCAAGTCATAAACTGAATAGAATCCATCTGttctatatatacacatatgcacatacatatgcatgtacatacatatatgtatatatatttgtatggatGTACCAATGGCTGTTTTTGCATCTTCtttgatatacattttttattcgcTTTTGTTTCCGTACACTCTATACAGTTTATCGTTTCTGTTTTGTACTCAATCCGCCGCACTAACAAATGTTGACCTTGACATTTATTAGTGCTGATTCAAATTACAATTTCACAATGATAATTATTATTGAACTTCGTTTCACTTTTACGCTTTCGGAATTTAAATTCTTACTTAAAGAAAAGAGAGTGCTTAGATAAATTGCCATTGTAAAAGGAAAATAGTTTCGATTTCAAtaagaattcataaaaatagCTGGGTGGGAAGAAAAATCACCAGCTGTGTGGCAATCAACCGTCGCAACTGCCAACACAACTGTCCATGCACTTATACACATATCACTATGGCGCTCACAATACACGGTTGGCGAGTTTAGCGGCATCATTAATCAAGTATTGCATAATATTTCGtagcttttaatttaattcaatttagcttgttcttatattattttgtatgaatgttCAGGTTGTATAAGTTCATTTATCTTTATACAATTCAAATGTGCATTAACCAGTTCTAGCAAGTAAAAAAGTTGTTTGTATGTGAATAATCACCGCAtttctcaaatatttacttagtacagctgtttttttaaatatatttttcgacaAACAATTGAATTTCGTTTACGATTAAATAGGAGGAGATAATTTGAAAGCAGCTTGACCTACCCTAAGTTTAGATTATTATGCGGAAAGCAATGGCATATTTGAAAGCACCTAAAATAAAGTTAacggaaatttttgaaaacatatttacaacaatacaaaaagtgtttttttaaaAGCGAAGTTTGAGAACTTTCATTTTCTTAATGTACTAGCaatgcagaaaataaaaaaaatgtaccgAAGCTCAAAGCCGCTGCCGACAATGCCAGCTCCACCGTTTTCCAACTTCTTgttatgaaaattgtttttgtactttttgcatATTGTCTCATTCCACGCACATTTGTTTACTAgtttttactgtattttttattagtttttttcctAGTTCacatagatataaaaaaatataatgcgCAGTaccaaaatattcacaaaagcGAATAAAAATCATTCCTTTTCTTGTATATTTTACAATATAGAGTTTACActatttaaacaatatttaatttcattgtttaatagaaagaaacaaataaaattcacttacCTTCCAAGCGTTTACTTTTGGCGGGGGTGCCGCAACGTATTTCTTAGGTTGAGGAGGAGCAGCTGGGGCACCGTTTGCTCCAGCCGCTGGAGTTTCAGCATCGCTACTTTTTGCTTCATTTCCACTGCTTGTGTTCTCGACACTAGCACTTGGCGAAGTATCTTTGCGTTCCTTCGGAGACTTTGGTGCTCCGCCAGCAGCACCCTTACGTGGGCTACCACCGCGTTGGCGTGGACGGCTAGTATACTTTTTATCTCCATCTTTATCACCAGCACCACCGCCACCTGCTCTTCCTACTCGTTTATTTTGTCCACCTTCACCACCACCGCCATTACCATTGCCATTGCCGCCACCGGATCTCTGTCCACCGCCTCCACTAGTTAGCTTTTCATTGCCATTATTTCCGTTGCCACTTTGTCGTTCACGTCCAAAAGGTTTCTCCTTACGTGGTTTTTTACGATCACGGCGGTGGTGCGAAACCACTGGTACGAAGTCAGTATTATCATCGATTTCCGAAGAATTTTCAGCCCCAGCATCCGTATTTGCAGCCCGTTTCTCACCGGTCACTGAAGGACTCGCTTCAACGACGGTATTGGATAAATTTTCAGTAGCTGCTTCAGCAGCAGCGGCCTCCTCACTCCATGACTTAATTGTCTTCAAATTGGGCTGGTTTTCTTTATTGTCGGAATCAGCAACGGCGACTTCAGCGGTTTCACTTTTGGCTATGGCACCTTTTTTGGCCTCTAAGTTTTGCAATACATTAGCGTATGAAGTAGAAGCTGCGGTAGACGTTTGACCAGAGGGAGCGACCACCGTTGGTGTGGCAGTGGTGGCGCTCGTTTTTGAAGTTTCTTCTTTAGCTGCTGACATGTTAGTTTAAGTTCGTATATCGTGTGACTCCGGAGTATCGGTAACGTCAGTTACGTTACTTACTCCAGAAAATGCTGAAACGTTGTGGAAACTCTTTGTTGCTTCCTTGCCcaataaatatgacaaaaacGTTCAAACAAATCAATATCTAGACGTTGACACTAAAAAAGAAAGAACATTTCTTAGTTTGGAATTTAAATATGATTCTCAAATTCAACATACACTCTTATGAAGTTAAAAAATGGTAGCTAGTTCTCGAAGAATACTACCTACTAGGATCGCTTCAAAACAATCAACAATATTTGTTTAGCTGACAGAACTTATCAAGGCGACATTTTTAACACTTTAACGTCTTCAAAAAATGTCCGTTGAAGCTTTAGATGTAATTTAGATTAAGTTGAAGAAGTATACAAATATTCATTCACTACAATCGCAAATGACATCATGTCCTTTGAGACACAGTGATAAGTTtcaaacagaaaataaattttttttcaagcaaaattttGACAACGGATCAACGacattgaaatattaattaccGATAATAACAAATCAAACGTCTGATGacttattacaatttttcatcccgaaaataataccaaattttataaaatttcgcgTAATATTTCAACGGATGTCAAATAGTAAGAAAATATGGTCAAAAGTGAGGTTAAGTAATTTGTACACACTGTCAAATTTCAAATGAACAGAAAGCGAAAGGAGGATAATACACTATCAATTgacatttccaatttttctttcagAGTTGCATTTAGTAGTAATTTTACAGTATAACTAATGGTATATAATCTATGCTACAGGGCAACGAACtgtaatgtaaatattatggtaaacatatataattatatattatatgtttgaAAACGTATTCGATCTCTGTTTAGTTAGCAGATAACACGATATACCTTTCAAGTACCATAACCTAGATATATCTCATATTATGCAACATTGAAATTAAATGCATCTCTGTTTCTGTCAGCTGACCGGAACgcacaaaacataaaacaaaaacttactAACTATTTTACATTAAtccacaatttttattattttatcacaTGACTTGATGCCTCTATACGATAATATATATGCTCCACTGTTAACAAATACTCACAACGTCGATTCGCTGAGATTCACACAGTTCAAAATCCGATTCACTTTAAACGCACGTTTTGTGTTTTCTTCTTAACACCTCTTTATTGCGGTCTTTGCTTTGTGTACAATTTTCTACACATACGATTCTATTCGTTCAAAACCGATATTCACACACGAAGCACAGTTTCGAACCGAACGCAAAGTACGACGAAATCTGACAATTGACGACGAAGAATAATGTTATAAGAGAGACGAAAAAAACGTAGTCTTTTTGcgtatttgaaaaattctttttattgaGTTTGCGTGCAAACTATTGCAAATTTCCACTTCAATTCAATTGTACAATGTCACTGTCAAGTTTATTCAGCACTTTCTTATGATTTCACAGCACTTTTGACCATAATTCAATGGTATTTCGCGAAAAATCTCGTCTCACGAGCAAACATGTGGCCGACGCCGTTGATAGAAACTTCGAAAAGAACGAGGGCATTACTGGCAATCGCCCTGATTGGGGGATAAACGGCATCGTTCTGCCCAACATGTGCAACGAATTGACagtgttgttttaatttaatgcagtttttttgtacaatacaacaatattcaaatttcatgcaattaaaaatgcagttataattagaaatttttaactgcaaatatttcttaatggcgataatgattttaattttttttttgtcctttTATGCTTatgataatattgatataactattgccaataaaattttaggaataaatattataatatttttaaaataacttgttTTGAAGTTGTATATATTAAACCTTTCATCGAATTAGAGCTTATTgcatcatatattttattttctttataatttggTGTAGCGGCAACACTATTTACATATTAATCTCTACGAAAAACAGTGCACAGCGGAAtgcaatataaacaaatatgtaaaagtATCAGCGACTTTTGTTCTTTAATTCATAGTCATCAAAGATTATTCAAAGATAGCAAGGCGGAAATTAAGAAATATCTTATCTCGCAGCAAGTATTTTCCTTATAAGTATCTTGCAAAAGTTACAATCTATCATATTTTTGCAGTAAGTCGATAAGGAAACTTGCAGTATCAAACCTTTTCACACTTAACACATTCATCAAAGCGCTGGATATAgaataaacaaaatacataaTCAGAATAGACGATAAATGCCGACGTCGGTACTATTCCGCTTATAAAAGTCTCAGAACAGTGCGGTGTACGTGGCAATCAGCAATTTGTTTATACAAAGTTTTGGATACATTTGAATTCACACCAAATTCACAttagaactttttttaaaatgtgtgGTATATTCGCTTATCTCAATTACCTAACACCACGCTCAAGGCAGGAAATACTCGAATTGCTATTAAATGGTCTTAAAAGATTGGAGTATCGTGGTTATGACTCAACTGGTCTAGCAATTGACGATCCGGATGTGGGTGATGAAAGTCATAACATTATAATTGTACGCCGCACGGGAAAAGTTAAGGTTTTGGAGGATGCGGTTGCTGAAATATGCAGTACGGAGGCTTATAAGGAACCTATTACTACTCATATTGGTATAGCACACACTCGTTGGGCCACCCACGGCCCCCCCTCTGAGACTAACTCTCACCCTCAGAGTTCAGATATTGATaacagttttgttgttgtgcataatGGCATTATAACGAATTATAAAGACATAAAAAAACTGCTTGAGAAACGTGGCTATGTATTCGAATCGGAAACCGACACTGAAGTAATTGCGAAATTAATTCACCACTTGTGGCGGCAACATCCCACTTATTCATTCCGTGAGCTTGTCGAGCAAGCTATTCTACAACTAGAAGGTGCATTTGCTATTGCTTGTAAATCAAAACATTTTCCCGGTGAATGTGTAGCTTCACGACGTGGTACACCGCTATTGGTTGGCATTAAGTCGAAAACACGCCTGTCCATTGATCAGATTCCTATATTTTACGCAAAGAAACAGCGTGCTCATGGAAAAACACTGCCAGCTGAAGTGTCATTGCCACCGCGTTACGACGACACACCAGCCGAGTATCAACCATTAGAGGGTAAAGAAGTAGAGTACTTTTTTGCTTCGGACGCTAGTGCAATTATTGAGCACACCGATCGTGTCATATACCTTGAAGATGACGATGTAGCAGCAGTTAGAGATGGCGCATTAAGTATTCATCGCCTAAAAAAATGCTTGGATGATCCGCATGCGCGTGAAATTACAACATTAAAAATGGAAATTCAGCAAATTATGAAGGGCAATTATGATTCGTTCATGTTAAAGGAAATATTCGAGCAACCCGAATCGGTAGTTAATACAATGCGTGGGCGCATGTTCTTCGAAACACGTACTGTAGTATTGGGTGGAATAAAGGAGTTCATACCGGAGATAAAACGTTGCCGCCGTTTAATACTTATAGCTTGTGGCACATCATATCACAGTGCGATAGCTACCCGTCAACTGCTGGAAGAACTTACGGAGTTGCCAGTCGTAGTAGAACTTGCTTCGGATTTCATGGACCGTCACACTCCCATTTTCCGTGATGATGTGTGCTTCTTTATATCACAGTCTGGAGAGACAGCTGATTCGCTGATTGCTTTACGTTATTGCAAACAACGCGGTGCACTTATTGTGGGTATAACCAACACTGTGGGCAGCAGCATTTGTCGCGAGTCGCACTGTGGGGTGCACATAAATGCCGGTCCTGAAATAGGTGTTGCCTCAACCAAAGCATATACGTCGCAATTTATTTCACTAGTTATGTTTGCACTAGTTATGTCGGAAGATAGACTTTCGCTGCAACCACGACGTCTTGAAATTATACACGGTCTAGAGATACTGGCCGATCAGATCCGCAAGGTACTACAACTGAATTCTAAAGTTCAAGAGCTTGCTAAGGACTTGTATCTGCACAAGTCACTTTTAATAATGGGGCGCGGCTATAATTTTGCTACATGCCTAGAAGGCGCACTAAAAGTGAAAGAATTGACGTATATGCACAGCGAAGGTATATTAGCGGGCGAGTTAAAACATGGACCTATTGCATTAGTAGATGATGAGATGCCAGTATTGATGGTTGTCATGCGAGATCCAGTATATATGAAGTGTATGAATGCTTTGCAGCAGGTAACTGCACGCAATGGGCGACCAATCATTTTGTGCGAAGAGGGCGATGAGGATACAAAATCATTCTCATCGCGCTTTTTGGAAATTCCACGTACTGTGGACTGCTTGCAGGGTATACTCACAGTCATTCCCTTGCAACTGCTGTCCTATCACATAGCAGTGCTGCGAGGTTGCGATGTGGACTGCCCGCGAAACTTAGCCAAATCAGTAACAGTGGAGTAGTGGAGCAGTGAACTCGTGAGTGCATTAGAAAGCGTTGACCAAATTCAATCTACAATGTGTACAAAcgaatatgtttgtatttcaGTATATGTAAAAGTTCTTATTCCTATATTCTAAAAAGCATTTTAAAGTATACTTACTATATActtcgaatttttatttttatgataaatgCTTAATACACGTATTGAGTCAGAGgtattatgtattttattttatctaaatTGTCCTAACAAAGCACACAACttatatacacaaaatattatgtttattaATCGCATCCTGTTATacaccaaaataaacaaataaattaagaaactaAAGGAGTGttcattacatatttttatattttgatgttGTAGCGAACTTCGAAATTATAGTATTCGGCCGAATAAAATGC contains the following coding sequences:
- the LOC105231918 gene encoding glutamine--fructose-6-phosphate aminotransferase [isomerizing] 2 — protein: MCGIFAYLNYLTPRSRQEILELLLNGLKRLEYRGYDSTGLAIDDPDVGDESHNIIIVRRTGKVKVLEDAVAEICSTEAYKEPITTHIGIAHTRWATHGPPSETNSHPQSSDIDNSFVVVHNGIITNYKDIKKLLEKRGYVFESETDTEVIAKLIHHLWRQHPTYSFRELVEQAILQLEGAFAIACKSKHFPGECVASRRGTPLLVGIKSKTRLSIDQIPIFYAKKQRAHGKTLPAEVSLPPRYDDTPAEYQPLEGKEVEYFFASDASAIIEHTDRVIYLEDDDVAAVRDGALSIHRLKKCLDDPHAREITTLKMEIQQIMKGNYDSFMLKEIFEQPESVVNTMRGRMFFETRTVVLGGIKEFIPEIKRCRRLILIACGTSYHSAIATRQLLEELTELPVVVELASDFMDRHTPIFRDDVCFFISQSGETADSLIALRYCKQRGALIVGITNTVGSSICRESHCGVHINAGPEIGVASTKAYTSQFISLVMFALVMSEDRLSLQPRRLEIIHGLEILADQIRKVLQLNSKVQELAKDLYLHKSLLIMGRGYNFATCLEGALKVKELTYMHSEGILAGELKHGPIALVDDEMPVLMVVMRDPVYMKCMNALQQVTARNGRPIILCEEGDEDTKSFSSRFLEIPRTVDCLQGILTVIPLQLLSYHIAVLRGCDVDCPRNLAKSVTVE